A single region of the Thermoanaerobacterium aotearoense genome encodes:
- a CDS encoding DUF4127 family protein — MNKKVMYIPLDERPCNYIYPKMIMDISDIEMIEPPLDILGNKKSAADVDKLKYWIINNINDVSHLVVSVDMLLYGGIVPSRLHRITYNECIKRLELIKELKTMNRNLRVYGFNLIMRSPSYNSSDEEPDYYEDYGEKIFQYGVISDKLELNVATDEDISEYNKIKNQIPMDVLNDFLNRRRVNHIINLNVVDLVKEGIIDFLIIPMDDCSKYGFSARERRKIMKYISDLDLTDRVYSYPGADEVGCTLIARVFNELKNRKPTVFIRYSSEIGSTLIPRYEDRSLNETVKYHIISAGGVIIDSSSDADFILMVNPPSEFTLRLSESWDSILSKIDIIDPERNLNEFVEALSYYISKGKLCSVADVAMPNGSDNQLMQLIKKYNLLKKLLSYGGWNTSSNTLGTVIPHSMISSYYFKKNIFSKDQLIASEKFLYLRYLEDWGYQHFVRSSVTELLGTYGLNYFTLKDKGKLISDIIKKKLYEFSEKNLNDFHYNFDVYMPWNRMFEVGIKIGG; from the coding sequence ATGAATAAAAAAGTAATGTATATTCCGCTTGATGAAAGGCCTTGCAATTATATTTATCCTAAAATGATAATGGATATAAGCGATATAGAAATGATTGAACCTCCATTAGACATACTTGGTAATAAAAAAAGTGCAGCAGATGTAGATAAACTTAAATATTGGATAATCAATAACATCAACGATGTAAGTCATCTTGTAGTGTCAGTTGATATGTTATTATATGGAGGAATTGTTCCATCTAGACTTCATAGAATAACATATAATGAGTGCATTAAGAGGCTTGAATTAATCAAAGAGTTAAAAACTATGAATAGAAACTTAAGAGTTTATGGATTTAATCTTATTATGAGATCACCATCATATAATAGTTCTGACGAAGAACCAGATTATTATGAGGATTATGGTGAGAAAATATTTCAATATGGGGTTATATCTGATAAATTAGAACTTAATGTTGCAACGGATGAAGATATAAGTGAATATAATAAAATTAAAAATCAAATTCCTATGGATGTATTAAATGATTTTTTAAACAGAAGGCGTGTAAATCACATAATAAATTTGAACGTTGTTGATCTTGTAAAAGAGGGGATAATTGATTTTTTGATTATTCCAATGGATGATTGTTCGAAGTATGGGTTTTCTGCAAGAGAGCGTAGAAAGATTATGAAATATATAAGTGACCTAGATTTGACAGATAGGGTATATTCATATCCAGGTGCAGATGAAGTAGGGTGCACACTAATCGCGAGGGTTTTTAATGAACTGAAGAATAGAAAACCAACAGTTTTTATAAGATATTCATCTGAAATAGGTTCTACATTAATTCCGAGATATGAAGATAGAAGTCTTAATGAGACAGTTAAATATCATATTATTTCGGCTGGAGGGGTAATAATAGATAGTAGCTCTGATGCTGATTTTATTTTGATGGTTAATCCACCATCAGAATTCACGTTAAGACTATCTGAAAGTTGGGATTCCATATTAAGCAAAATTGATATTATTGATCCAGAAAGAAATTTAAATGAATTTGTAGAAGCCCTCAGTTATTATATCAGTAAAGGTAAACTATGCTCTGTGGCGGATGTTGCAATGCCAAATGGCTCGGATAATCAATTAATGCAATTAATTAAGAAGTACAATTTACTAAAAAAACTTCTTTCTTATGGCGGATGGAATACATCTTCGAATACCTTAGGTACAGTTATACCACATAGTATGATTTCATCTTATTATTTTAAGAAAAATATATTTTCAAAAGACCAATTGATTGCTTCAGAAAAATTTTTATATCTTAGGTATCTTGAAGATTGGGGTTATCAACATTTTGTAAGATCTTCTGTAACAGAATTATTAGGCACTTATGGCCTTAATTATTTTACTCTAAAGGATAAAGGAAAATTAATATCTGATATTATTAAAAAGAAACTTTATGAATTTAGTGAAAAAAATTTAAATGATTTCCATTACAATTTTGATGTTTATATGCCTTGGAATAGGATGTTTGAAGTAGGGATAAAGATTGGAGGATGA
- a CDS encoding beta-N-acetylhexosaminidase family protein has translation MIDIVPEPKEIFFTGCKKIYKKLVNITVEEKIDNFDLPEFIKIVRMDGDLKLKTYKNEKIPSEGYRIKIKDDILVEFGDDRGYQYAIDTVFNLFKKKDDYVIVPEVEIIDWPSFKMRGIIEGFYGEPWSFEDRLDMISFLRRHKMNTYFYAPKDDPYHREKWREPYPLDLLNKLDVLINKCNEKNVDFVFSVSPGNSIKYTDDYDFKLLCEKYDIIANKGVRKFALLLDDIDYKLKYEDDIEEFLIPGNAHAFLCNKVFSYLKDKYNDIEFIMCPTEYHQEEDSDYRRNLREKLDKNILVFWTGIGVTAPTITNSDADYISNIYKHELVLWDNYPVNDYSKDNLYLGAVINRSRELYKHNCRYILSNPMNQAEASKISLITYSYYMWNPEAYNSYIALEKAYKEIGGEGWEHVKVLCENAENPPMWPLETRVSKLIKEYQLTKDNIILEELGKIFESIYELPDNLEKFVDNKRFLQDIRPWYNRIKIDGKIGRIAINVLKGKENIDVLEELLDESRKIENKYLDKIVYDFYVNIIDKLGRKK, from the coding sequence ATGATTGATATTGTACCAGAACCTAAAGAAATATTTTTCACTGGTTGCAAAAAGATATATAAAAAATTGGTAAATATCACAGTTGAAGAAAAAATTGATAATTTTGATTTACCTGAATTTATAAAAATAGTTAGAATGGATGGCGATTTAAAACTAAAGACATATAAAAATGAGAAAATACCAAGTGAAGGATATAGAATAAAAATAAAGGATGATATCTTAGTTGAATTTGGTGACGATAGGGGATACCAGTATGCTATTGATACTGTCTTTAATCTATTCAAGAAGAAAGACGACTATGTCATCGTACCTGAGGTGGAAATAATCGATTGGCCTTCATTCAAAATGAGAGGAATAATAGAAGGATTTTATGGCGAGCCATGGAGCTTTGAGGATAGGCTTGATATGATATCATTTTTGAGAAGACATAAAATGAATACATATTTTTATGCGCCAAAAGATGATCCATATCACAGAGAAAAATGGAGAGAGCCATATCCATTAGATTTACTTAATAAGTTGGATGTTCTCATAAATAAGTGCAATGAAAAAAACGTTGATTTTGTGTTTTCTGTTAGTCCTGGAAACTCTATAAAGTATACAGATGATTATGATTTTAAGCTTTTATGTGAAAAATACGATATTATTGCAAATAAAGGCGTGAGAAAATTTGCTTTGTTATTAGATGATATAGACTATAAATTAAAATATGAAGATGACATTGAAGAATTTTTGATACCAGGAAATGCACATGCATTTTTGTGCAATAAAGTTTTTTCCTATCTAAAAGATAAATACAATGATATTGAATTTATAATGTGCCCGACAGAGTATCATCAGGAAGAAGATTCTGATTACAGAAGAAATCTTAGGGAAAAACTTGATAAAAATATATTAGTTTTTTGGACAGGAATAGGTGTAACTGCGCCAACAATTACTAATTCTGATGCTGATTATATATCTAACATATATAAACATGAGCTTGTATTATGGGATAATTATCCTGTAAATGACTATTCCAAAGATAATTTATATTTAGGTGCTGTAATAAATAGAAGCCGTGAATTATATAAACATAATTGTAGGTATATATTATCAAATCCAATGAACCAAGCCGAAGCGTCTAAGATATCACTTATTACTTATTCATATTATATGTGGAATCCCGAAGCATATAACTCGTATATAGCTTTAGAAAAAGCTTATAAAGAGATAGGTGGAGAGGGCTGGGAACATGTCAAAGTTTTATGTGAGAATGCTGAAAATCCTCCAATGTGGCCTCTTGAGACTCGCGTAAGTAAGTTGATAAAAGAGTATCAACTAACAAAAGATAATATCATTTTGGAAGAACTTGGTAAGATATTCGAATCAATTTATGAATTGCCGGATAATTTAGAGAAATTTGTTGACAATAAGAGATTTTTGCAAGATATTAGACCGTGGTACAACAGGATAAAAATAGATGGTAAAATAGGAAGAATAGCTATAAACGTATTAAAAGGTAAAGAAAATATTGATGTTTTGGAAGAATTGTTAGATGAAAGCAGAAAAATTGAAAATAAATATTTGGATAAGATTGTATATGATTTTTATGTTAATATAATTGATAAATTAGGACGGAAGAAATAA
- a CDS encoding ADP-ribosylglycohydrolase family protein, with amino-acid sequence MQLELIQAKEEGKDIKDYDEKVKSIENEPYENREKYSGALLDELNNLPVKDDFPFNEPNTLEEIKNNISEFPKMDICIDDEIIYDKIYGAWLGRIAGNWLGQPLESYSMTMGKNNIKAFLIEIGKLPLNEYIDFNLDDKIYRKFRLDNNLKKYSYNEGHSPEDDDINYTVLCLEIAKKYGKNFTSEDVAEAWLNNLPILHTCTAERVAYSNLCQLIMPPKSAIYRNPYREWIGAMIRGDLWGYINPGDPWRAAEYGYRDASISHTRNGIYGEMFISAMLASAYLFDNPIDVINTGLSVIPKESRLKVAIQDVINWSKIEPDWEKCLNKIYEKYGHYNTTHTINNACIVALSLIYGNKDFGKSICLAVMSGLDTDCNAATVGSILGLMIGAKKLPAKFIQPICDTAMTGVYKYNVVKVSDLAKETLNLIKKD; translated from the coding sequence GTGCAATTGGAATTAATTCAAGCCAAGGAAGAAGGAAAGGATATAAAAGATTATGATGAAAAAGTAAAATCTATTGAGAATGAACCATATGAAAATAGAGAAAAATATTCAGGTGCGCTCCTTGACGAATTGAATAATTTACCAGTAAAAGATGATTTCCCATTTAATGAACCAAATACATTAGAAGAGATAAAAAACAATATTTCAGAATTTCCCAAAATGGACATTTGTATTGATGATGAGATTATATATGATAAAATCTATGGTGCATGGTTAGGAAGAATAGCAGGGAATTGGTTAGGACAGCCATTAGAGTCATATAGTATGACTATGGGCAAAAATAACATTAAGGCTTTTTTGATAGAGATTGGAAAGTTGCCGTTAAATGAATACATAGATTTTAATTTGGATGATAAAATTTATAGAAAATTTAGGCTTGATAATAATTTAAAAAAGTATAGTTATAATGAAGGACATAGTCCAGAAGATGATGATATTAATTATACAGTGTTATGTCTTGAAATCGCAAAAAAATATGGAAAAAATTTTACTTCTGAAGATGTTGCTGAAGCATGGTTAAATAATCTTCCTATTTTACATACTTGTACCGCTGAACGAGTTGCATATTCAAATTTATGTCAACTTATTATGCCACCCAAATCTGCAATATATAGGAATCCATATAGAGAATGGATTGGTGCGATGATTAGGGGGGATCTTTGGGGGTATATAAATCCAGGAGATCCATGGAGAGCGGCAGAATATGGATATCGTGATGCTTCTATATCTCATACAAGAAATGGAATTTATGGTGAAATGTTTATATCTGCAATGTTAGCTTCCGCATATCTATTTGACAATCCTATAGATGTTATTAATACGGGACTTTCTGTAATTCCAAAAGAGAGTCGACTTAAAGTAGCTATACAGGATGTGATTAATTGGAGTAAAATTGAGCCTGATTGGGAAAAATGTCTTAATAAAATATATGAGAAATATGGTCATTATAATACTACGCATACAATAAATAATGCTTGTATAGTTGCTTTATCATTAATTTATGGCAATAAAGATTTTGGAAAATCAATATGCTTAGCTGTAATGAGTGGATTAGATACAGACTGCAATGCCGCTACAGTAGGTTCAATTTTAGGGCTTATGATTGGTGCAAAAAAATTGCCTGCTAAGTTTATACAACCTATATGCGATACTGCAATGACAGGTGTTTACAAGTATAATGTAGTTAAGGTTTCAGATCTTGCAAAAGAGACGTTAAACCTTATTAAGAAAGATTAA
- a CDS encoding aldo/keto reductase translates to MIKRVLGNTGEKLSIIGFGGILVMNMEQNKANDLVAYAYDKGINYYDVSPSYGDAEIKLGNALVGKRDKVFLACKTDGRTEESALKEMTESFKRLKTDYFDLYQLHEMKTEDDYNKAISPGGVLELLDKAKKDGKIRYTGFSAHSVDIALKLLDAYDFDTILFPVNFVNYFNGNFGPQVIEKAKSKNIGRLAIKAMAFTTKSQNDTSHPKTWYTPIEDKEVAKLALRFTLSQPITAAIPPGDESYFPLALEVAENFKEITEDEINHLKEIAKGVTPIFHA, encoded by the coding sequence ATGATTAAACGAGTATTAGGAAATACTGGCGAAAAACTTTCAATCATAGGTTTTGGCGGGATACTGGTCATGAATATGGAGCAAAATAAAGCCAATGATTTAGTCGCATACGCTTATGACAAGGGAATAAACTACTATGATGTATCTCCCAGTTATGGTGATGCAGAAATTAAACTTGGAAATGCTTTGGTCGGCAAAAGAGATAAGGTATTTTTAGCTTGTAAAACTGACGGCCGTACAGAAGAAAGTGCTTTAAAAGAAATGACAGAGTCTTTCAAAAGATTAAAAACTGACTATTTTGATCTCTATCAATTGCATGAAATGAAGACAGAAGATGATTACAATAAAGCTATAAGCCCAGGCGGTGTGCTGGAGCTTTTAGACAAGGCTAAAAAAGATGGGAAAATAAGATATACTGGGTTTTCAGCACATTCTGTTGATATTGCATTGAAACTTTTAGATGCCTATGATTTTGATACAATATTGTTTCCTGTTAATTTTGTAAATTATTTTAATGGCAATTTTGGACCACAAGTTATTGAAAAGGCAAAATCAAAAAATATAGGCAGGCTTGCCATAAAGGCAATGGCATTTACAACGAAATCTCAAAATGATACATCGCACCCAAAAACTTGGTATACGCCAATTGAAGATAAAGAGGTAGCAAAACTGGCATTGAGATTTACATTATCACAGCCAATAACTGCTGCAATACCTCCTGGAGATGAATCGTATTTCCCATTGGCACTGGAAGTGGCAGAAAACTTTAAAGAGATCACAGAGGATGAAATAAATCATCTAAAAGAAATCGCTAAAGGTGTGACACCTATATTTCATGCATAA
- a CDS encoding GerAB/ArcD/ProY family transporter, with protein MKSVTIKELFSAMFLFEIGNTILFAHGISAKQDSWIAVLLAMISALPLLYLYIFLYNTYNINLTEILKVSFGKIIGRIISIIYMFYFFYMAARVTRDYLELSTSSIFPLAPIKIIAIFLMIVTAYFLLFDISVTLNVANILLPFFLSLISIIFIFAFTIPGYSFSKIFPIFEGGIMPVLKAAYPRILTFPFGEMFVFMMIFPEIKCSKDLFKYSSLVYLITGILLAFNDINIISAIGVKEASRVNFPFYTVTRLITLGFLRSLDSLYIALMIIGNLIKIIIFAFAGLKACQSVFDIKEYKFLIIPTATIVYALSIVTAESYFIQIPVELPIMALYVHVPLLVIVPLILLIVYFLKKVINSCIT; from the coding sequence ATGAAAAGCGTCACAATTAAGGAACTTTTTTCTGCCATGTTTTTATTTGAAATAGGAAACACTATTTTATTTGCACATGGAATATCGGCAAAACAGGACTCATGGATAGCAGTTTTATTGGCAATGATTTCAGCACTACCGCTTTTGTATTTGTACATTTTTTTATACAACACATACAATATCAATCTAACTGAGATATTAAAAGTAAGCTTTGGAAAAATCATTGGAAGGATAATATCAATAATCTACATGTTTTACTTTTTTTATATGGCGGCCCGCGTCACGAGGGATTATCTAGAGCTAAGTACGAGCAGCATATTTCCTTTAGCACCTATTAAAATTATTGCCATTTTCTTGATGATTGTGACTGCATACTTTTTGCTGTTCGACATAAGTGTGACATTAAATGTAGCTAATATCCTATTGCCTTTTTTTCTTTCGTTAATATCAATCATTTTCATATTTGCTTTTACAATACCTGGTTATAGTTTTAGCAAAATCTTCCCAATATTTGAAGGTGGAATAATGCCAGTATTAAAAGCAGCATATCCACGTATACTTACTTTTCCTTTTGGAGAGATGTTTGTTTTTATGATGATATTTCCAGAAATAAAATGCAGCAAAGATTTATTCAAATACTCTTCTCTCGTTTATTTGATTACTGGAATTTTACTTGCATTCAATGATATAAACATAATATCTGCCATAGGCGTCAAAGAAGCATCAAGAGTAAATTTCCCATTTTACACTGTAACAAGACTTATCACATTAGGCTTTTTAAGAAGTTTGGATTCTTTATACATAGCCCTTATGATAATAGGCAATTTAATCAAGATAATCATTTTTGCCTTTGCCGGTTTGAAAGCTTGCCAATCTGTTTTTGATATAAAGGAATATAAATTTTTGATAATTCCCACTGCTACAATTGTCTATGCCTTATCAATTGTCACAGCGGAGTCGTATTTTATTCAAATACCTGTGGAGCTTCCTATAATGGCCCTTTATGTTCATGTTCCTTTATTAGTTATAGTACCGCTTATATTATTAATAGTGTATTTTCTAAAGAAGGTAATAAATTCATGCATAACTTGA
- a CDS encoding GNAT family N-acetyltransferase: MYCKKLIGEKCYLSPMNVDDYEKYTEWVNDMEVAAGMLFASQIVTKEREKETIETLSKEYNFAIVDIKTDQLIGNIGFPKIDYINGVAEVGLFIGNKEFWGKGYGQGALKLALDFGFNILNMHNIYLRVYSYNKPAISCYKKVGFKEAGRIREAKRIAGERYDEIIMDILEDEYESIYIKKIISEKNF; encoded by the coding sequence ATGTATTGCAAGAAATTAATAGGAGAAAAATGTTATTTGTCACCGATGAATGTAGATGACTACGAAAAGTACACAGAATGGGTAAACGACATGGAAGTTGCTGCAGGTATGCTTTTTGCATCACAAATTGTTACTAAAGAAAGAGAAAAAGAAACTATAGAAACATTGTCAAAAGAATACAATTTTGCCATAGTAGATATTAAGACGGATCAGCTTATTGGCAATATCGGATTTCCTAAAATAGATTACATAAATGGAGTTGCCGAGGTAGGATTATTTATTGGAAACAAAGAATTTTGGGGTAAAGGCTATGGCCAAGGTGCACTTAAACTAGCACTTGATTTTGGATTTAATATCCTCAATATGCACAATATTTATTTAAGAGTTTACTCCTACAATAAACCGGCTATATCTTGCTACAAAAAAGTTGGCTTCAAAGAGGCAGGGAGGATAAGAGAAGCAAAAAGAATAGCAGGTGAAAGGTATGACGAGATAATCATGGACATTTTGGAAGACGAATATGAATCAATTTATATCAAAAAAATTATAAGCGAAAAAAATTTTTAA
- a CDS encoding sigma-70 family RNA polymerase sigma factor codes for MNKEFILHRIKPYLDKNNAISEDDFDKLFSMFDLHQQYEIINVLIDENIEIIYDDSNDYSKNNASIRHDNVPAGKIECLTNEQLCILYQQGNSWALEALANRNKKLVMSRAYKYFRKYELCLDEEDLVQYGYLGLIKAAERFDVKKEVKFVTYAVWWIDQAIKRNICDYGFIIRLPTHYFDTINKVLKVLSNHYELSKEQIKKILIENNIKEEKYNEIMFIIKNLLSVDSLNRYVGQDMEDDDTELLDFIVDKTNPTVEEDVDSKLLKETINNLLDTLKKREKEVIRMRFGLDGGDGMTLEQIGKEYNITRERIRQIEKKAIKKLRHPSRSKKLRDFILR; via the coding sequence ATGAATAAGGAATTTATTTTACATAGAATAAAACCTTATTTAGATAAAAACAATGCAATTAGCGAAGATGATTTTGACAAATTGTTTTCAATGTTTGATTTGCACCAGCAGTACGAGATTATAAATGTTTTAATAGATGAAAATATCGAGATTATTTATGATGACAGCAATGATTATAGTAAAAATAATGCTTCAATCAGACATGATAATGTGCCTGCAGGAAAAATAGAGTGTCTAACGAATGAACAATTATGCATATTGTACCAGCAAGGCAATAGTTGGGCTCTGGAAGCACTTGCGAACCGAAATAAAAAGCTTGTAATGAGTCGTGCATATAAATATTTTAGAAAATATGAATTATGCCTTGACGAAGAAGACCTTGTACAGTATGGTTATTTAGGTCTAATAAAAGCTGCTGAACGTTTCGATGTAAAAAAAGAGGTTAAATTTGTAACATATGCGGTATGGTGGATAGATCAAGCTATTAAAAGAAATATTTGTGATTATGGATTTATCATAAGGTTACCTACTCATTATTTTGATACAATCAATAAAGTTTTAAAAGTATTGAGCAATCATTATGAGTTGTCAAAAGAGCAGATTAAGAAAATATTGATAGAAAATAATATAAAAGAAGAAAAATATAATGAAATTATGTTTATTATAAAAAATTTGCTGTCTGTCGATTCTTTAAACAGATATGTTGGACAAGACATGGAAGATGATGACACTGAATTGCTTGATTTTATAGTCGACAAAACAAATCCAACAGTAGAAGAAGATGTTGATTCAAAATTATTGAAAGAAACTATCAATAATTTATTAGATACATTAAAAAAGAGGGAAAAAGAAGTTATAAGAATGCGATTTGGATTAGATGGTGGAGATGGAATGACATTAGAGCAAATAGGTAAAGAATACAATATCACAAGAGAGAGAATAAGGCAGATAGAGAAAAAAGCAATTAAAAAGTTGAGACATCCTTCTAGGTCAAAGAAATTAAGAGATTTTATATTGAGGTGA